The following coding sequences are from one Triticum dicoccoides isolate Atlit2015 ecotype Zavitan chromosome 4A, WEW_v2.0, whole genome shotgun sequence window:
- the LOC119289903 gene encoding avenin-like b9, whose amino-acid sequence MKTMFILALLALAASTATAQLETICSQGFGQCQHHQQVGQQQLLDQMKPCVAFVQHQCSPVRTPFSQTRGEQHSSCQTVQHQCCRQLVQIPEQARCKAIQSVEEAISQQQPQQEWNEPQQEAQLKSMRMSLQTLLSMCNIYVPVQCQQQHQLGRQQQQQLQEQLKPCATFLQHQCRPMTVPFPHTPVHKPTSCQSVQAQCCRQLAQIPEKFRCQAIHNVVESIRQQQHHQPQQEVQLEGLRMSLHTLPSMCKIYIPVQCPATTTTPYSITMTASYTDGTC is encoded by the coding sequence ATGAAGACAATGTTCATCCTCGCTCTCCTCGCCCTTGCAGCATCCACCGCCACTGCCCAATTGGAAACCATCTGTAGCCAGGGATTCGGACAATGCCAACACCACCAACAAGTGGGGCAACAACAGTTGCTGGATCAGATGAAGCCATGTGTGGCTTTCGTACAACATCAATGTAGCCCAGTGAGAACACCATTCTCCCAAACACGGGGAGAGCAACATAGCAGTTGCCAAACCGTGCAACACCAATGCTGTCGGCAGCTGGTGCAGATCCCAGAACAAGCCCGGTGCAAGGCCATCCAGAGCGTGGAAGAGGCTATCAGTCAACAACAGCCCCAACAAGAATGGAATGAGCCCCAACAGGAAGCACAACTTAAGAGCATGAGGATGTCGCTTCAGACCCTGCTGTCTATGTGCAACATCTACGTCCCGGTACAATGCCAGCAACAGCATCAACTTgggcgacaacaacaacaacagttgcaggagcAGTTAAAACCGTGTGCGACATTCCTACAACATCAATGTAGGCCAATGACAGTGCCATTCCCGCATACACCGGTGCATAAGCCCACCAGCTGCCAGAGCGTGCAGGCCCAATGCTGCCGGCAGCTAGCACAGATCCCAGAGAAATTCCGCTGCCAAGCCATCCATAATGTGGTAGAGTCTATCAGGCAACAACAACATCACCAACCACAACAAGAAGTACAACTTGAGGGCCTGAGGATGTCACTTCACACCCTACCGTCGATGTGCAAAATCTACATCCCTGTACAATgcccagccaccaccaccaccccctataGCATTACCATGACAGCTAGCTATACCGATGGTACCTGCTAG
- the LOC119288177 gene encoding avenin-like a6, translating to MKNLFILALLAFTATSAVAQLYTTCSQGYGQCQQQPQPQPQPQPQPQMNTCAAFLQQCSQTAYVQSQMWQASGCQLMRQQCCQPLAQISEQARCQAVCSVAQIIMRQQQGQRFGQPQQQQGQSFGQPQQQVPVEIMGMVLQTLPSMCSVNIPQYCTTTPCSTIAAAIYSIPMTATCAGGAC from the coding sequence ATGAAGAACCTGTTCATCCTCGCTCTCCTCGCCTTCACGGCGACAAGCGCTGTTGCGCAGCTGTACACTACCTGTAGCCAGGGCTACGGGCAATGCCAGcagcagccgcagccgcagccgcaaCCACAGCCACAGCCGCAGATGAACACATGCGCTGCTTTCCTGCAGCAGTGCAGCCAGACAGCATATGTCCAGTCACAGATGTGGCAGGCAAGCGGTTGCCAGTTGATGCGGCAACAGTGCTGCCAGCCGCTGGCCCAGATCTCGGAGCAGGCTCGGTGCCAGGCGGTCTGTAGCGTGGCACAGATCATCATGCGGCAGCAGCAAGGGCAACGTTTCGGCCAGCCTCAGCAGCAGCAAGGGCAAAGTTTCGGGCAGCCTCAGCAGCAGGTTCCGGTTGAGATAATGGGGATGGTGCTTCAGACCCTTCCGTCGATGTGCAGCGTAAACATCCCACAATATTGCACCACCACCCCGTGCAGCACCATCGCCGCCGCCATCTACAGCATCCCCATGACAGCTACCTGTGCTGGTGGTGCCTGCTAA
- the LOC119289902 gene encoding avenin-like a4: MKTMFILALIALAATSVVAQLDTTCSQGYGQCQQQPQQQVNTCSALLQQCSPTPYVQSQMWQASGCQLMRQQCCQPLAQISEQARCQAVCSLAQVIMRQQQGQSFGQPQQQVQSFSQPQHQVPIEITRMVLQTLPSMCNVNIPQYCTTTPCRTITQTPYNIPMTATCVGGTC, from the coding sequence ATGAAGACTATGTTCATCCTCGCTCTCATTGCCCTCGCGGCGACCAGCGTCGTTGCGCAGCTGGACACTACATGCAGCCAGGGCTATGGGCAATgccagcagcagccgcagcagcagGTGAACACATGCTCTGCCCTCCTGCAGCAGTGTAGCCCGACACCATATGTCCAGTCACAGATGTGGCAGGCAAGCGGTTGCCAGTTGATGCGGCAACAGTGCTGCCAGCCGCTGGCCCAGATCTCAGAGCAGGCTCGGTGCCAGGCTGTCTGCAGCTTGGCCCAGGTCATCATGCGACAGCAGCAAGGGCAAAGTTTCGGTCAGCCTCAGCAACAAGTGCAAAGTTTCAGCCAGCCTCAGCACCAGGTTCCGATTGAGATAACGAGGATGGTGCTCCAGACCCTTCCATCGATGTGCAACGTGAACATCCCGCAATATTGCACCACCACCCCATGCAGGACCATCACTCAGACCCCCTACAACATCCCTATGACCGCTACCTGTGTTGGTGGTACCTGCTAA
- the LOC119288175 gene encoding uncharacterized protein LOC119288175, translated as MTGNRRHRRRRRARPQQAAEPSPPPAPASLSSREVAVAARPSKKICDASGSTSSSSSGSHAWESLLDSLLHQIISLISSFHDFLAFRGTCHSWHAAASSFPSVYTFSFPPLHLKPDVSQESYNSDRKSQLVDPAKKSLSHRCSAPGITPHPMRYLGCSYGYLIFSDRRHCHLVNVYTGTKVKPPKFQSESNTLIYLGILTAPLDSPNSRLILFSRISMLQWQVGTNSWTEHPQVGELIHQIVLFKGQMFAMDFVQRLHTIHISPELSMQEVAVMWEQSMLVGLHSKPWLVVCGDMLLLVDLSVSMDQLFGFPGTFQVFRLDFSVEPAKWVKMDKLDNWALFLTNDRRNPTFSCMNPKRWGGKSNYIYVPTKSEDFDEPWTAIEVGQPVPSSTHRMSFSSAATSHCSPLNSLWVLPSLVYGVDQ; from the exons ATGACAGGGAATCGGCGCCACCGCCGGCGCCGGAGAGCGCGACCGCAGCAGGCCGCCgaaccctcgccgccgccggcaccagcCAGCCTCAGCTCCAG GGAAGTTGCTGTTGCAGCAAGGCCCTCTAAGAAAATCTGTGATGCCTCTGGATCTACTTCCTCATCCTCATCGGGATCTCATGCCTGGGAAAGCCTTCTAGACAGCCTGCTCCACCAAATCATTTCGCTCATTAGCTCATTTCATGACTTCCTTGCTTTCCGTGGCACCTGTCACTCATGGCACGCCGCAGCCTCTTCCTTCCCATCTGTATATACCTTCAGCTTCCCACCTCTCCACCTCAAACCAGATGTAAGCCAGGAGAGTTACAACTCAGATCGGAAATCGCAGCTTGTTGATCCTGCTAAGAAAAGTTTATCCCATCGTTGTTCAGCGCCTGGAATTACTCCACATCCCATGCGCTATCTGGGCTGCTCATATGGTTATCTTATCTTCTCTGATAGGAGACACTGCCATCTCGTCAATGTGTACACTGGCACAAAGGTGAAGCCACCAAAATTCCAATCTGAGAGCAACACTTTGATCTACCTTGGCATCCTTACGGCTCCACTAGATTCGCCCAATTCACGTCTCATCCTTTTCTCGAGAATCTCCATGCTCCAGTGGCAGGTTGGAACAAATTCTTGGACAGAGCACCCTCAGGTTGGTGAACTCATCCATCAGATTGTGCTCTTCAAAGGCCAGATGTTTGCCATGGACTTTGTTCAAAGGCTACATACCATACACATATCACCTGAGCTCAGCATGCAGGAAGTAGCAGTTATGTGGGAACAGAGCATGCTCGTAGGCCTTCATTCTAAGCCATGGTTGGTGGTCTGTGGTGACATGCTTCTCTTGGTAGATCTCTCGGTAAGCATGGACCAACTGTTTGGCTTTCCTGGCACCTTTCAAGTCTTCCGCCTCGACTTCTCAGTTGAACCAGCTAAGTGGGTGAAGATGGATAAGTTGGACAATTGGGCTCTCTTCCTCACCAATGATAGGAGAAACCCTACATTTTCTTGCAtgaaccccaaaagatggggaggaAAGAGTAACTATATTTATGTTCCAACAAAATCAGAAGATTTTGATGAGCCATGGACTGCAATAGAGGTTGGACAGCCGGTGCCCAGCTCGACTCACCGTATGTCATTCAGTTCCGCAGCCACTTCCCATTGCAGTCCACTAAATAGCCTCTGGGTGCTTCCCAGTTTGGTTTACGGGGTTGACCAGTGA